One window from the genome of Paramisgurnus dabryanus chromosome 20, PD_genome_1.1, whole genome shotgun sequence encodes:
- the LOC135759058 gene encoding uncharacterized protein, producing the protein MKVKTLTSLTDSYDNILKTIAEKEGVSIVQHKKYRSWKLKEKLIQHYKDRLVFVPRPGQSDLICSESMTIGYALREAAKLTEITVDSETTFPQTSQSLSEIQILHRAADILRKSMEQIEHDSQSYVSSDRLSRLQCSKYVPNILYDFVNWCVDSDAHRDYQTCDDDPASKDNLCIIAICHDLIGQSCHIHTPITLGLAILIHHEFGSKTLINELSAMGHCVSYTEVRHFLTSVAADQISRTESGVYIPTGLTGVAEHGIVDAAIDNFDQNEDTLDGKRTTHAMASVVFRRGQVSTADKCLARVPQRSLTTLNTFDMNEDKLYRYIKSTKRPEPPELAQPELLHTNTTISKAAEDRDLVWKLSRNLFENQQHVPAWSAFNAFTSDTACSVASVLYLPFIRESPSELSTIYTAMIRLVQLAAELGQHHILVTADLAIYSKAQQILWSKPLPLQGKITMKLGGMHITMAYLASIGKLYGDGGLFDILTESDVYAEGTARQLLQGKQLARGVRSIKLTSEALFRLFWQAMQSWLEKQGLCATTEAQEQILRDVQHAFHGNDKATAQQLISEVETELPEIQKRIQMFINEGVKQSATFGYWLMFLSGADLLLRILRSEREADFQLHLNCMCEVMPWFRAAGRTNYGKYMPIYVAEMRALEHEQPEAYTFMQQGGFVVRRSEHRSFNCVPTDQALEQTINREGKSQGGVVGFTLRKGALTRWLMTRHVTTAYVDAMKELCDTDDQSPKAHKEHGASRMDRDERDIQKIMEAVEQRQNPFDLDSIPEELINIASGQVASEKVAKDLSSFLQDGAKQNAIFIEQRLAKSKRTKSFWEPEKRNQCATFKDMKTSVGVSISRKVHMDSDVLFRRLLAVSKQREVSLETVMSHELAAVPPSLFYDDGSMRKTTKADLAKKLEAVVEETQQLPNVKEPSAYIIDGMALLQSLNESAFQTFNDLGECVWKKIATLMGKEVNSCVVIVFDRYDHQHSVKDLERQRRGTIHTSRRTHIITGQTNVPNYRKYLRISGNKAALCSFVSTYIASTGPTKISSGNTVILAGGFENGQEVKRISKSGIDCLKDLYSDQEEADTRLVLHAIHLAQSHSRLIVKCDDTDVLVLLLYYSSKGMFGSSAVFMHSGHGLKERLIPICLIAQKLGAVLCECLPACHALTGCDTTSSLYRIGKATALTRLKAHLCELQEMTKFGLSGSLEEALPVARRYVLLLYGQRKKVDGHPCTNLDELRYTLASTTDLSAANLPPTEDAFQQHVLRALYQTAVWRHSHLAKPLLWNPIGRGWRLREDGCIEPVMFQKAPAPKEVRDITHLYCKDGNCNDATKCQCLSVGLTCTEFCSCPFPDCPNMTHFVTEDNVDE; encoded by the exons ATGAAAGTGAAGACACTCACCTCTTTGACTGATAGCTATGACAACATACTAAAGACCATTGCTGAGAAAGAAGGTGTGTCCATAGTTCAACACAAGAAATATAGATCCTGGAAACTAAAGGAAAAGCTGATACAGCATTACAAAGACAGGCTTGTATTTGTTCCACGTCCAGGACAGTCAGATCTGATCTGCTCAGAAAGTATGACCATAGGTTATGCACTGAGGGAAGCTGCTAAACTCACAGAAATAACAGTAGACAGTGAGACAACATTTCCACAGACAAGTCAGAGTCTTTCCGAAATCCAAATATTACACCGGGCTGCAGACATATTGAGGAAAAGCATGGAGCAGATAGAGCATGACAGTCAATCATATGTCAGCAGTGACCGTCTATCACGTCTCCAATGCAGCAAGTATGTACCCAACATCCTGTATGACTTTGTCAACTGGTGTGTTGATTCAGATGCCCACAGAGATTACCAAACATGTGATGATGACCCAGCTTCAAAGGACAATCTCTGTATTATCGCAATCTGTCATGATCTCATTGGACAGAGCTGTCACATCCATACGCCAATCACACTGGGACTTGCCATTTTGATACATCATGAGTTTGGTAGTAAGACACTCATCAATGAGCTCAGTGCAATGGGGCACTGTGTTTCCTATACAGAGGTTAGGCACTTCCTCACATCTGTGGCAGCAGACCAAATATCAAGGACAGAGAGTGGTGTCTACATCCCAACTGGCCTCACTGGAGTTGCTGAACATGGAATTGTTGATGCAGCCATCGACAACTTTGACCAAAATGAAGACACCCTGGATGGGAAGCGTACAACTCATGCTATGGCGTCTGTTGTGTTCCGAAGAGGCCAAGTCTCCACAGCAGATAAATGCCTAGCACGGGTTCCACAGAGGTCCCTCACCACCTTAAACACGTTTGATATGAATGAAGATAAACTTTACAG ATACATCAAATCTACAAAGCGACCCGAACCACCTGAACTTGCCCAACCTGAGTTACTGCACACAAATACAACAATCTCTAAAGCAGCTGAAGACAGAGATCTGGTATGGAAGCTGTCCAGAAATTTATTTGAGAATCAACAGCATGTCCCTGCTTGGTCTGCATTTAATGCCTTCACATCAGACACTGCTTGTTCAGTAGCCAGTGTTCTCTACCTGCCCTTCATAAGAGAATCACCCTCAGAATTGTCCACCATCTACACAGCTATGATACGACTTGTACAGCTTGCTGCAGAACTGGGACAGCACCATATTCTTGTGACAGCAGACCTTGCCATTTATAGTAAAGCACAACAGATATTGTGGAGCAAACCATTGCCCTTACAAGGAAAGATAACAATGAAATTGGGAGGTATGCATATCACAATGGCTTACCTAGCAAGCATCGGAAAGCTCTATGGCGATGGTGGACTGTTTGACATACTAACTGAGTCAGACGTGTATGCAGAGGGAACAGCTCGACAGTTGCTTCAAGGAAAACAGCTGGCAAGAGGAGTAAgaagcataaagctaacatctGAGGCTCTGTTCAGGCTCTTCTGGCAAGCCATGCAATCATGGCTTGAAAAACAAGGCCTATGTGCAACGACTGAAGCACAAGAACAAATCCTACGCGATGTACAGCATGCATTTCATGGTAATGACAAGGCCACTGCTCAACAGCTCATCAGTGAAGTGGAGACTGAACTTCCTGAGATCCAGAAGAGAATCCAGATGTTCATAAATGAGGGAGTTAAGCAATCAGCAACCTTTGGATACTGGTTAATGTTCCTCAGTGGGGCTGATCTATTGCTAAGGATTCTTCGTTCGGAGCGTGAAGCTGACTTTCAACTTCACCTAAATTGCATGTGTGAAGTGATGCCTTGGTTCAGGGCTGCTGGCAGGACCAATTATGGCAAGTACATGCCAATCTATGTTGCAGAAATGAGAGCACTTGAACATGAACAACCAGAAGCATACACATTCATGCAGCAAGGTGGGTTTGTTGTTCGCCGGTCTGAGCATCGAAGCTTCAACTGTGTGCCTACAGATCAGGCACTGGAGCAAACCATTAATCGAGAAGGCAAGAGTCAGGGTGGAGTTGTTGGCTTCACATTACGAAAAGGAGCTCTCACAAGATGGTTGATGACAAGACATGTGACCACTGCATATGTGGATGCCATGAAAGAGCTTTGTGACACTGATGATCAGAGCCCGAAAGCACACAAGGAGCATGGAGCATCCAGAATGGACCGAGACGAAAGAGACATACAGAAGATAATGGAAGCTGTAGAGCAGAGGCAGAATCCCTTTGATCTTGATAGCATTCCTGAGGAACTAATCAACATAGCAAGTGGTCAGGTTGCATCTGAGAAAGTTGCAAAAGACCTCTCAAGCTTCCTCCAAGATGGTGCGAAGCAGAATGCCATCTTTATTGAACAACGTCTGGCAAAATCAAAAAGAACAAAGAGCTTCTGGGAGCCAGAGAAAAGAAACCAGTGTGCAACCTTCAAGGACATGAAAACATCAGTTGGAGTCAGCATTTCTAGAAAGGTTCACATGGACTCAGATGTGCTCTTTCGAAGATTACTGGCTGTCTCAAAGCAAAGAGAGGTGTCCTTGGAGACTGTGATGTCTCACGAACTCGCAGCTGTCCCGCCCTCTTTGTTTTATGATGATGGAAGCATGAGGAAGACAACAAAAGCTGACCTGGCCAAGAAACTTGAGGCTGTTGTTGAAGAGACACAGCAGCTGCCAAATGTTAAAGAACCATCAGCATATATCATTGATGGAATGGCTCTTCTACAGAGTCTCAATGAATCAGCCTTTCAAACGTTCAATGACCTGGGTGAGTGTGTCTGGAAAAAGATCGCAACTTTAATGGGAAAGGAAGTTAACAGCTGTGTCGTTATAGTGTTTGATAGATATGACCACCAACACTCAGTCAAAGATCTTGAAAGACAAAGAAGAGGCACCATTCACACCAGCAGACGAACACATATCATCACAGGACAAACAAATGTTCCAAACTACAGAAAATACCTCAGGATCAGCGGAAACAAGGCTGCTTTATGTAGCTTTGTCAGCACCTACATCGCCAGTACTGGGCCAACGAAAATTTCTTCAGGGAACACTGTCATCTTGGCAGGTGGCTTTGAAAATGGTCAGGAGGTTAAAAGGATTAGCAAGTCAGGCATTGACTGCTTGAAAGATCTTTACAGTGACCAGGAGGAGGCTGACACGAGGCTTGTGTTACATGCAATACACCTTGCACAGTCACATTCTCGTCTAATTGTCAAATGTGATGATACAGATGTACTTGTTTTGCTTCTGTACTATTCTAGCAAAGGGATGTTTGGATCCTCAGCAGTTTTTATGCACTCTGGACATGGCCTTAAGGAAAGACTCATCCCTATATGTTTGATCGCTCAGAAGCTTGGAGCAGTGCTTTGTGAGTGTTTACCTGCATGCCACGCTCTCACGGGTTGTGACACCACAAGCAGTTTGTACAGAATTGGGAAGGCCACTGCCCTCACAAGACTGAAGGCCCATCTTTGTGAGTTACAGGAAATGACCAAATTTGGACTCTCTGGTAGCCTGGAAGAGGCTTTACCTGTGGCAAGAAGGTATGTCCTCCTCCTGTATGGCCAAAGAAAAAAGGTGGATGGGCATCCTTGCACCAACCTGGATGAGCTGAGGTACACACTAGCATCTACTACAGATTTGTCAGCAGCAAATCTACCTCCAACAGAAGATGCCTTCCAGCAACATGTGCTGAGAGCCTTGTACCAAACAGCAGTGTGGCGTCACAGCCACCTGGCCAAACCTCTTCTCTGGAACCCAATTGGTAGAGGGTGGAGGCTCAGAGAAGATGGGTGTATTGAACCTGTGATGTTCCAGAAGGCACCAGCACCTAAAGAAGTTAGAGACATCACCCACCTTTACTGTAAAGATGGAAACTGCAACGATGCCACCAAATGCCAATGTCTTTCAGTGGGCTTGACCTGCACAGAGTTTTGCTCTTGCCCTTTCCCAGACTGTCCAAATATGACCCACTTTGTCACTGAAGACAATGTGGATGAGTGA